One part of the candidate division WOR-3 bacterium genome encodes these proteins:
- the rimP gene encoding ribosome maturation factor RimP, translating to MKEKLPEEIYNLIFKTVSEMGVELYDVEYDGKNLRVYIDMPGGVTINICEEVSNLLSLRLDALDLIPHSYILEVSSPGIERKLKNVEHFKKAVGKKVMIQRENDYIYGELINANDQQITLKVLEAPNFKSGELAVINYSEVKKAEVKVTTRELFQK from the coding sequence ATGAAAGAAAAATTGCCAGAAGAAATATATAATTTAATTTTTAAAACAGTGAGTGAAATGGGAGTGGAGCTATATGATGTAGAATATGATGGCAAAAATTTAAGAGTTTATATTGATATGCCGGGAGGAGTAACAATTAACATCTGTGAAGAAGTATCCAATTTATTATCTTTAAGATTAGATGCTTTGGACTTAATACCCCATTCCTATATTTTAGAAGTTTCTTCTCCAGGAATTGAAAGAAAACTAAAAAATGTGGAACATTTTAAAAAAGCCGTTGGGAAAAAAGTGATGATTCAAAGAGAAAACGATTATATTTACGGAGAACTTATTAATGCTAATGACCAACAAATCACTTTAAAAGTTCTGGAAGCACCCAATTTTAAGTCTGGAGAGCTTGCAGTGATTAATTATTCAGAAGTTAAAAAAGCAGAAGTAAAAGTAACTACAAGGGAGTTATTTCAAAAATGA
- the infB gene encoding translation initiation factor IF-2: MKNERLKVNEVAKRLNLSPKAVVNLLKELGFKERGYTSFVTAEEYEAIRRKIKEEEKLYTGKIEKKEEKKIEKKEPKVKLNDVKIQKSTPKIKKIEKKEPKISEKFKIEVTPFMTVSELAAAFDVLPADIIKACLKLGLIATINQRLDLDTIYLLADEFKKEITVKEEIPLEKKIIEVPLLPRPPVVTVIGHVDHGKTTLLDYIRNTKIAEKEVGRITQHVGVSVVNYKNEKIIFLDTPGHEAFTAMRARGIQVTDIAILVVAANEGVKPQTEEAINHARAAGVPIIVAITKIDLHDANPERVKAQLANYGVRVEGYGGDVIAVETSAYTGYGIDDLLDAILLISHTKELKAPFDGPGEGVVIDSRVDKGRGIIATILTKEGRIEKGDFFVCGDTYGKVRDIFDVIPDKFKRIEFSDPAHPCQIIGFSEIPEPGEKFIVVENEKIARELAQRRKLQKQSEKFKLQKKLTLQLIQEKIQKGETKELKIVLKADVMGSLEAIKHALEELSLEEIKIKIIHAGVGPITKSDILLAAASEAIVVGYHVGALSDAKEIAEQQRIEIRTYNIIYQAIDDIRAAMLGLLEEEKKEVLIGKAIVRKVFNIKGVGLVAGAFVLEGKIIRDGIVKVIRKDKEIFKGRITSLKRFKEDVKEVEANYECGIGIGGIEDLQEEDILECYTEE, from the coding sequence ATGAAAAACGAACGACTGAAAGTGAATGAAGTTGCTAAAAGGCTCAATCTTTCACCTAAAGCAGTAGTGAATTTATTAAAAGAACTAGGTTTTAAAGAAAGAGGCTATACTTCCTTTGTTACCGCTGAAGAATATGAGGCAATAAGAAGAAAAATCAAAGAAGAAGAAAAATTATATACTGGCAAAATTGAAAAAAAAGAAGAGAAAAAAATTGAAAAAAAAGAACCAAAGGTTAAATTAAACGACGTCAAAATACAAAAGTCAACACCCAAAATAAAAAAAATTGAAAAAAAAGAACCAAAAATCTCAGAAAAGTTTAAAATCGAAGTTACTCCTTTTATGACAGTTTCCGAATTGGCTGCTGCTTTTGATGTATTACCAGCAGATATCATTAAAGCCTGTCTAAAATTAGGATTAATTGCTACTATTAATCAACGGTTAGATTTGGATACTATTTATTTACTTGCCGATGAATTTAAAAAAGAAATTACAGTAAAAGAAGAAATACCCCTCGAAAAAAAAATAATAGAGGTCCCTCTATTACCGCGACCACCGGTAGTCACTGTTATTGGTCACGTTGATCACGGGAAAACTACCTTGCTCGACTATATTCGAAATACTAAAATCGCAGAAAAAGAGGTCGGAAGAATTACTCAACACGTTGGTGTTTCAGTGGTGAATTATAAAAATGAAAAAATTATTTTTCTTGATACTCCGGGACATGAGGCCTTCACTGCAATGAGAGCAAGAGGAATTCAAGTAACTGACATTGCTATTTTGGTAGTGGCGGCCAATGAGGGAGTAAAGCCCCAAACAGAAGAAGCGATTAATCATGCTCGGGCCGCTGGGGTACCAATTATTGTTGCCATAACTAAAATTGACCTTCATGACGCTAATCCTGAACGAGTAAAAGCCCAGTTGGCAAATTACGGAGTAAGGGTAGAAGGTTACGGAGGCGATGTCATCGCTGTGGAAACTTCCGCCTATACCGGTTACGGAATTGATGACCTATTGGATGCAATTCTCTTAATAAGTCACACAAAAGAACTTAAAGCTCCTTTTGATGGTCCCGGAGAAGGAGTAGTAATTGATAGTCGAGTTGATAAAGGACGAGGTATCATTGCCACTATTTTAACAAAGGAGGGAAGAATTGAAAAGGGAGACTTTTTTGTTTGCGGTGATACTTATGGAAAAGTAAGAGATATTTTTGATGTTATTCCTGATAAATTTAAAAGGATTGAATTCAGCGATCCTGCTCATCCCTGCCAGATTATTGGCTTCTCAGAAATTCCCGAACCGGGAGAGAAATTTATAGTTGTAGAAAATGAAAAGATCGCGCGGGAACTCGCCCAAAGACGAAAATTACAAAAGCAAAGTGAGAAATTTAAACTACAAAAAAAATTGACTTTACAATTAATTCAAGAAAAAATTCAAAAAGGCGAAACAAAAGAATTAAAAATTGTTTTAAAAGCCGATGTAATGGGATCCTTAGAAGCGATAAAGCATGCTTTAGAAGAACTATCTTTAGAAGAAATAAAAATTAAAATTATTCATGCCGGGGTAGGGCCAATTACTAAATCAGATATCCTATTAGCAGCTGCCTCGGAAGCGATCGTTGTTGGTTATCATGTTGGTGCTTTGAGTGATGCTAAAGAAATTGCTGAACAACAAAGGATTGAAATAAGAACCTATAATATTATCTATCAAGCAATTGATGATATCCGAGCAGCCATGTTAGGTCTCTTAGAAGAAGAAAAGAAAGAGGTATTGATTGGCAAAGCAATCGTGAGAAAAGTATTCAATATAAAAGGAGTTGGTCTAGTAGCAGGAGCCTTTGTTTTGGAGGGAAAAATAATAAGAGACGGAATTGTTAAGGTTATCAGAAAGGATAAAGAAATTTTTAAAGGCAGAATAACTTCTTTAAAAAGATTTAAAGAAGATGTAAAAGAAGTAGAAGCCAATTATGAATGTGGAATCGGCATTGGTGGAATTGAAGATCTCCAAGAAGAGGATATATTAGAATGTTATACAGAAGAATAA
- the nusA gene encoding transcription termination factor NusA, whose translation MKKEEILNYISEIARKRNVDVLYVNEALKESLIVGLKKRYGQDSEPEVDIDLEKGEIKIFLNKTVVESAIKLGKEISLEEAKKIKPDVQIGEKIKVPLPLEEVGRSTIQKTADELVSRLRSVEKNKLYEEFKKKEKEIISGTIYQITKDKVIVNLGAVEGYLLPQDYLKSDRLRQGAVIKAYVVKVEKTPLGPRVHLSRTHQEFVKKLLAKEVPELQQNIIQIKAIARIPGVRTKIAVHSEDEKVDPVGACVGFKRSRIENVLKELGEEKIDIIQWSKDLKIFIARALSPAKVKEVIKEDDKFTVIVPDSDYPIAVGKKGTNVNLAARLTGANIEILKLSDYLDRQVKEKAKNISLKDLDLSDILLEKLVENQIINAFDLLITPDENISKFINYDIEQVKKLKKDIEEKIKEKFFSQASQEEGET comes from the coding sequence ATGAAAAAGGAAGAAATTTTAAATTATATTAGTGAAATTGCCCGTAAAAGAAATGTTGATGTTCTATACGTCAACGAAGCTTTAAAAGAAAGTTTAATCGTTGGACTTAAAAAAAGATACGGTCAAGATTCAGAACCAGAAGTAGATATCGATTTAGAAAAAGGAGAAATCAAAATTTTTTTGAACAAAACAGTAGTAGAATCAGCAATAAAATTGGGTAAAGAAATTTCTTTAGAAGAGGCAAAAAAAATAAAACCGGATGTCCAAATCGGAGAAAAGATAAAAGTACCTTTACCCTTAGAAGAAGTGGGGCGATCAACTATCCAAAAGACAGCTGATGAACTAGTTAGTCGCCTTCGTTCAGTAGAAAAAAATAAATTATACGAAGAGTTTAAAAAGAAAGAAAAAGAAATAATTTCCGGTACTATTTATCAAATTACCAAAGATAAGGTTATTGTTAATTTAGGAGCTGTGGAAGGTTATCTTCTACCTCAAGATTATTTAAAATCTGACCGATTACGCCAAGGAGCAGTTATTAAAGCTTATGTAGTAAAAGTTGAGAAAACCCCCTTAGGACCGAGAGTTCATTTATCAAGAACCCATCAAGAATTTGTGAAGAAACTTTTAGCAAAAGAAGTTCCCGAACTTCAACAAAATATAATTCAAATAAAAGCAATTGCACGGATTCCCGGCGTTCGAACTAAAATTGCTGTCCATTCGGAAGATGAAAAAGTAGATCCAGTGGGAGCATGTGTAGGGTTTAAAAGGTCAAGAATTGAAAATGTCTTAAAAGAATTGGGCGAAGAAAAAATTGATATTATTCAATGGTCGAAAGACTTAAAAATTTTTATCGCTCGGGCATTAAGTCCGGCTAAAGTAAAAGAGGTAATAAAAGAAGATGATAAATTTACCGTAATTGTTCCGGATAGTGATTATCCAATTGCTGTTGGGAAAAAGGGGACAAATGTAAATTTGGCTGCTCGTTTAACAGGTGCGAATATCGAAATCTTAAAATTAAGTGACTATTTAGACCGCCAAGTTAAAGAAAAGGCTAAAAATATTTCTTTAAAAGATTTAGATCTTTCCGATATTCTTTTAGAAAAGCTAGTAGAAAACCAAATTATTAATGCTTTTGATTTGTTAATTACACCTGATGAGAATATAAGTAAATTTATTAACTATGATATTGAGCAAGTAAAGAAATTAAAAAAAGATATTGAAGAAAAAATAAAAGAAAAATTTTTCTCCCAGGCTTCTCAAGAAGAAGGTGAAACTTAA
- a CDS encoding GDP-mannose 4,6-dehydratase: MKVLITGITGFVGSHLAEYLLSKNYEVYGTYRWRSRMENIIHIKEKLKLYECDLKDATAVYNLIKEIKPDMIFHLAAQSYVPMSWACPSETIITNVVSQINILEAVRNLKLDSLIHIAGSSEEYGLVYENEIPIKETNPLRPLSPYGVSKVAQDLLGYQYYKSYNLKIIRTRAFNHEGPRRGEVFVTSNFAKQIAEIEKGKREPIIYVGNLQAVRDFTDVRDVVRAYHLVLTKGRAGEVYNIASGKGYKIKEILDFYLEKSKVKVEVRVEEKRLRPSDVELLIGDATKIKEECGWQPEIPIEKTLEDLLNYWRERV, from the coding sequence ATGAAAGTCCTGATTACTGGTATTACCGGTTTTGTTGGTAGTCATTTGGCAGAATATCTTTTGTCAAAGAATTACGAAGTCTATGGAACTTATCGTTGGCGCAGTCGAATGGAGAATATTATTCATATAAAGGAAAAACTTAAACTTTACGAGTGCGATTTAAAAGATGCCACCGCTGTTTATAATTTAATAAAAGAGATTAAACCGGATATGATTTTTCATTTAGCAGCCCAAAGTTATGTACCAATGTCTTGGGCTTGTCCTTCGGAGACGATTATTACCAATGTGGTTAGTCAAATTAACATTTTAGAAGCGGTCAGGAATTTAAAACTTGACTCTTTGATTCATATTGCCGGCTCTTCGGAAGAATATGGGTTAGTTTACGAAAACGAAATACCCATCAAAGAAACAAATCCCTTAAGGCCTTTAAGCCCTTATGGTGTAAGCAAAGTGGCTCAAGATTTACTCGGTTATCAATATTATAAAAGTTATAATTTAAAAATCATTAGAACCCGAGCCTTTAATCATGAAGGACCAAGAAGGGGAGAGGTATTTGTGACTTCTAATTTTGCTAAACAGATTGCCGAAATTGAAAAAGGAAAAAGAGAACCGATAATTTATGTTGGTAATCTTCAAGCCGTCCGAGATTTTACTGATGTTCGTGATGTGGTGCGGGCATATCATTTAGTATTAACTAAGGGAAGAGCAGGAGAAGTTTATAACATTGCTTCCGGAAAAGGTTATAAGATAAAGGAGATATTAGATTTTTATTTGGAAAAAAGTAAGGTTAAAGTGGAAGTAAGAGTAGAAGAAAAAAGATTAAGACCTTCTGATGTGGAATTACTAATCGGTGATGCTACTAAAATAAAAGAAGAATGTGGTTGGCAACCGGAAATACCAATTGAAAAAACTCTCGAAGATCTACTCAATTATTGGCGAGAAAGAGTATAA
- a CDS encoding secondary thiamine-phosphate synthase enzyme YjbQ, giving the protein MYYTLKISTPKRIAFVDITSEIEKVISKSEITSGICYLYVPHTTCGITINENYDPSVTRDINNVLSRLIPKNGSYEHTEGNADAHIKTSLINSFAILFFENKKLILGTWQGVFLCEFDGPRERKIYLKIIPD; this is encoded by the coding sequence ATGTATTATACTTTAAAAATTAGCACACCAAAAAGAATTGCTTTCGTGGATATTACCTCGGAAATTGAAAAAGTAATTAGCAAAAGTGAAATCACTTCGGGAATTTGTTATCTTTATGTTCCCCATACTACTTGCGGAATAACTATTAACGAAAATTATGACCCTTCAGTAACTAGAGATATCAATAATGTATTATCTCGACTAATTCCTAAAAATGGTTCTTACGAGCATACCGAAGGAAATGCCGATGCTCATATCAAAACTTCTCTAATTAACTCTTTTGCCATTCTTTTTTTTGAAAATAAAAAATTAATTTTGGGAACTTGGCAAGGAGTCTTTTTATGTGAATTTGACGGTCCCCGGGAAAGAAAAATTTATCTCAAAATTATTCCTGATTAA
- the rpmB gene encoding 50S ribosomal protein L28: MGRKCEICGKTPVVGHNISHAHNVTKRRFNPNLQRIKIKIGEKVKKAWVCTRCIRSNKVTKA; encoded by the coding sequence ATGGGAAGAAAATGCGAAATTTGTGGAAAAACCCCGGTAGTTGGACACAATATTAGTCATGCGCACAATGTTACTAAAAGAAGATTCAACCCTAATCTCCAACGGATAAAAATCAAAATCGGTGAGAAAGTTAAAAAGGCATGGGTGTGTACCCGATGTATTAGAAGTAATAAAGTGACAAAGGCATAA
- a CDS encoding DUF503 domain-containing protein, protein MTVGLLIIDCLCGCGQSLKEKRRFINSLFARLKKEFNVSVLEMDYQDLWQRSKLAICFVNNSNDASLKTKSNLLKFLENYPYLTILDHQYHRLY, encoded by the coding sequence ATGACCGTCGGTCTGTTGATCATTGATTGTCTTTGTGGATGTGGTCAATCTTTAAAAGAGAAAAGAAGGTTTATTAATTCTTTATTTGCTCGTTTAAAAAAAGAGTTTAATGTTTCGGTATTAGAAATGGATTATCAGGATTTGTGGCAAAGATCTAAATTAGCAATTTGCTTTGTAAACAACTCTAATGATGCTTCTTTAAAAACTAAAAGTAATTTGCTTAAATTTTTAGAAAATTATCCTTATTTAACAATTTTGGATCATCAATACCACAGACTTTATTGA
- a CDS encoding GDP-mannose 4,6-dehydratase translates to MKILITGSEGFAGRYLFDLLVSKGYEVYGTYYYSTEEIKNNYYFLDIRKREEVKNLLEKLKPEGIFHLAAQTSVALSYQEEHLTYEVNTLGTLNLLWAIKELSLNPRFVYISTAEVYGQVKERKKVKEEDEVNPISPYALSKFFAEKIVQYYVKVYNVDALILRPFSHTGIGQRENFFFPYCCKKIAEIEKKKVPPFLEVGNLEIERDYLAVEDVVEAYYLAFKYGEKGEIYNITNSKPIKLKEALEFLLNQTNIEIKIIFSKEKERKSDIFFLSGDNTKFKNLTNFVPRLEIKDTLLKMLNYYRKEVNQE, encoded by the coding sequence ATGAAAATTTTAATAACTGGTAGCGAAGGATTTGCAGGTAGATATCTTTTTGATTTACTTGTTAGCAAAGGTTACGAAGTTTACGGAACTTACTATTATTCAACAGAAGAGATAAAAAATAATTATTATTTTTTAGATATTAGAAAAAGAGAAGAAGTGAAAAATTTGCTTGAAAAACTAAAACCGGAAGGAATTTTCCACCTTGCTGCTCAAACTTCGGTTGCTCTTTCTTATCAAGAGGAACATTTGACTTACGAAGTAAATACCTTAGGAACTTTAAATCTTCTTTGGGCAATAAAAGAATTAAGTCTAAACCCACGGTTCGTTTATATTTCTACTGCGGAAGTGTATGGTCAAGTAAAAGAAAGAAAAAAAGTAAAAGAGGAGGATGAAGTTAATCCAATAAGTCCTTATGCTTTAAGTAAATTTTTTGCCGAAAAGATTGTCCAATATTATGTGAAAGTTTATAATGTGGATGCTCTAATTTTAAGGCCTTTTAGTCATACGGGAATTGGCCAAAGAGAAAATTTCTTTTTTCCTTATTGTTGTAAAAAAATCGCAGAAATTGAGAAAAAGAAGGTTCCTCCTTTTTTAGAGGTTGGTAATTTAGAAATTGAAAGAGATTATTTAGCAGTAGAGGATGTTGTTGAGGCTTATTATCTGGCTTTTAAATATGGAGAAAAGGGCGAAATTTATAATATCACCAATAGTAAACCAATAAAATTGAAAGAGGCTTTAGAATTTTTATTGAACCAAACTAATATTGAAATCAAGATAATTTTTTCTAAAGAGAAAGAAAGAAAGAGCGATATCTTTTTTCTTTCAGGCGATAATACTAAATTTAAAAATCTAACAAACTTTGTTCCGCGTTTAGAAATCAAAGATACTTTATTAAAAATGCTTAATTATTACCGGAAGGAAGTTAATCAGGAATAA